Proteins co-encoded in one Variovorax terrae genomic window:
- a CDS encoding phosphoglycerate kinase, with protein sequence MNVLRFSDLCAQGKVQGQRVFIRADLNVPQDDAGRITEDTRIRASIPCIRMALDAGAAVMVTSHLGRPTEGEFKPEDSLAPVALRLGELLGREVPLRANWVDGVDVQPGQLVLLENCRVNKGEKKNNPELAQKMAALCDIYVNDAFGTAHRAEGTTYGIAQYAKVACAGPLLAAEIDAISKALAGPKRPLAAIVAGSKVSTKLTILKSLADKVDQLIVGGGIANTFMLAAGLSIGKSLAEADLVGEARAVIEAMKARGAEVPIPTDVVTAKAFAADAPATVKAATEVEDDDLILDIGPQTAARLAEQLKAAGTIVWNGPVGVFEFDAFSHGTETIARAIAQSPAFSIAGGGDTLAAIAKYGIEQQVGYISTGGGAFLEILEGKTLPAFEILQKRAAG encoded by the coding sequence ATGAACGTTCTCCGCTTCTCCGACCTGTGCGCCCAGGGCAAAGTCCAAGGCCAGCGCGTCTTCATCCGTGCCGACCTCAACGTGCCGCAGGATGACGCCGGCCGCATCACCGAGGACACGCGCATCCGCGCCTCGATCCCCTGCATCCGCATGGCGCTGGACGCCGGTGCGGCCGTGATGGTGACCTCGCACCTGGGTCGACCGACCGAGGGCGAGTTCAAGCCCGAGGACTCGCTGGCGCCGGTGGCGCTGCGCCTGGGCGAACTGCTGGGGCGCGAGGTTCCGCTGCGCGCGAACTGGGTCGACGGCGTCGACGTGCAGCCCGGCCAGCTCGTGCTGCTGGAGAACTGCCGCGTCAACAAGGGCGAGAAGAAGAACAACCCCGAACTCGCGCAGAAGATGGCCGCGCTGTGCGACATCTACGTGAACGACGCCTTCGGCACCGCGCACCGCGCCGAGGGCACGACCTACGGCATCGCGCAATACGCCAAGGTGGCCTGCGCCGGCCCGCTGCTGGCGGCCGAGATCGACGCCATCTCCAAGGCGCTGGCCGGCCCGAAGCGGCCGCTCGCCGCCATCGTGGCGGGCTCCAAGGTCTCGACCAAGCTCACCATCCTGAAGAGCCTGGCCGACAAGGTGGACCAGCTCATCGTGGGCGGCGGCATCGCCAACACCTTCATGCTGGCCGCCGGCCTGTCGATCGGCAAGAGCCTGGCCGAGGCCGATCTCGTGGGCGAGGCGCGGGCCGTGATCGAGGCCATGAAGGCGCGCGGCGCCGAGGTGCCGATCCCGACCGACGTGGTCACGGCCAAGGCCTTCGCGGCCGACGCGCCGGCCACCGTCAAGGCCGCCACCGAGGTGGAGGACGACGACCTGATCCTGGACATCGGTCCGCAGACTGCCGCCAGGCTGGCCGAGCAATTGAAGGCCGCGGGCACCATCGTCTGGAACGGCCCGGTGGGCGTGTTCGAGTTCGACGCCTTCTCGCACGGCACCGAAACCATCGCGCGCGCCATCGCACAGAGCCCGGCCTTCAGCATCGCCGGTGGCGGCGACACCCTGGCGGCCATCGCCAAGTACGGCATCGAGCAGCAGGTGGGCTACATCTCCACCGGCGGCGGCGCCTTCCTTGAAATCCTCGAAGGCAAGACGCTGCCTGCGTTCGAGATCCTGCAGAAGCGCGCCGCGGGCTGA
- a CDS encoding response regulator transcription factor, which translates to MVAVTFSPYTAPRRGAAAAVPTPGILVVDDHELVRLGLRALLQSQSGSTPVYEARSLADALELYGAHGAALHLVLLDLDLPDAQGLDALVRFRRAFPHSRVIVLSGTGSPALMQGALALGAQAFLPKSGHLSEVLRYVSDHDLAGPAPAIDRAAAPSLQQQLTPRQVEILDWLLAGKSNKEIAQLSHLSEGTVKNHVSTLLLQFGMRSRAQLISGLR; encoded by the coding sequence ATGGTTGCCGTCACGTTCTCGCCGTACACCGCGCCGCGCCGCGGCGCGGCCGCCGCCGTGCCGACGCCGGGCATCCTGGTGGTAGACGACCACGAACTGGTGCGCCTGGGCCTGCGCGCGCTGCTGCAGTCGCAGTCCGGCAGCACGCCGGTGTACGAGGCGCGCAGCCTGGCCGACGCGCTGGAACTCTACGGCGCCCATGGCGCGGCGCTGCACCTGGTCCTGCTCGACCTGGACCTGCCCGACGCCCAGGGGCTGGATGCGCTGGTGCGCTTTCGGCGTGCCTTTCCGCATTCGCGCGTGATCGTGCTCTCGGGCACGGGCAGTCCCGCGCTGATGCAGGGCGCGCTGGCGCTGGGCGCGCAGGCCTTCCTGCCCAAGTCCGGCCACCTGAGCGAAGTGCTGCGCTACGTGAGCGACCACGATCTGGCCGGCCCGGCCCCGGCCATCGACCGCGCCGCGGCGCCGTCCCTGCAGCAGCAGCTCACGCCGCGCCAGGTCGAGATCCTCGACTGGCTGCTGGCCGGCAAGTCGAACAAGGAAATCGCGCAACTCTCGCACCTGAGCGAGGGCACGGTCAAGAACCACGTGTCCACCCTGCTGCTGCAGTTCGGCATGCGCTCGCGGGCCCAGCTCATCAGTGGGTTGAGATGA